Genomic DNA from Longimicrobium sp.:
ACCGCGGGGTTCCCACGCGTTCCCCTCCCCAACCGGAGCGCAGATGAAATTCTCACCCCTTCTCATTGCCGCCGCGATCCTCCTCGGGCCCGCCATCGCATCTGCCCAGCCGGTGCAGGGGCGTCTGATCGCCCGCGAAACGGACGAGCCGGTGCGCGGCGCGACCGTGCACCTGATGGCGGATTCGCAATCGGTGGCGCAGGCGCGGACGGATTCGGCGGGCGCATTCGTGCTGCAGGCACCGCACGCGGGAAATTACTGGCTGCTGGGCACCGCGCCCGGCTTCCAGGCGTCGGAGACGGACGCGTTCGCCGTGGGCCCGGGTGGCGCGCGGGTGAAGTTCATGATCGGCCGGCCGATGATCGGGCTGGACACGGTGACGGCCGTGGCGCCCGGCGCGGAAGACCGGCTGTGGTACGGGGGATTCCACCAGCGGCGCAGTGAGAACCAGGGGGGCCGGTTCATCACCCGCGAGCAGATCGAGCGCCAGCGGTACGGGCAGGTGCAGGACATATTGCGCCAGGTGCCGGGGCTGGAGGTGCAGATCGGCCCGCGGCCGAATTTCAGCGACTCGCGGCTGATGCGGGTGCGGCTTCGCCAGGCGCTCAGCTTTCGCGACTGCTGGAGCATCTTCTACCTGAACGGGATGCGGGTGGAGCCGGAATCGGTGCAGAACCTGAATCCCACGGAAATCGAGGGAATCGAGATCTACACCAACGGCGCCGTCCCCGCGCAGTTCAACTCGTCCATGGGCGCGGCCTGCGGCGTGATCGCCATCTGGACCAAGGCACGCTGAGCGCGCACCACCCCTGCCGAAGCGCGCCTGTCATCCCGAGGAGCGGCCACGGCGAGCCTGCCCGTGCACCGTCCATGGCAGCGACCGAGGGCATCGACAGGCGCGGCGCGCCTCCCTGCAGGGCTTCGATTTCGGCGACGTTCCCTCCCGCCCGAAACCTTCCTCCGCCCGCCAGCGTACCTTCCCCGGCGTACGCCTTTCAGCGCGTTCGGCGCACCGCTATCATCCAGTCCGCCGCCGTCCCTGGCGACGAGGAACCGTCCACGCACCGAAATCCCGTGAACCTGA
This window encodes:
- a CDS encoding carboxypeptidase regulatory-like domain-containing protein; translated protein: MKFSPLLIAAAILLGPAIASAQPVQGRLIARETDEPVRGATVHLMADSQSVAQARTDSAGAFVLQAPHAGNYWLLGTAPGFQASETDAFAVGPGGARVKFMIGRPMIGLDTVTAVAPGAEDRLWYGGFHQRRSENQGGRFITREQIERQRYGQVQDILRQVPGLEVQIGPRPNFSDSRLMRVRLRQALSFRDCWSIFYLNGMRVEPESVQNLNPTEIEGIEIYTNGAVPAQFNSSMGAACGVIAIWTKAR